A genomic region of Nostoc sp. UHCC 0702 contains the following coding sequences:
- a CDS encoding transposase, translating into MERYQNGERTISIDEMTGIQATERLEKDLPMRPGKVERREFEYIRHGTQSLIASFDIATGQIVEPNCGNTRTEEDFVQHIRRIIESDPQAIKWHLIMDCLNTHQSESLVRFVAQKEDLNIDLGIKGKSGILKSMKSRAAFLSDQTHRIVFHYTPKHSSWLNQIEIWFSILVRKLLKRASFKSQDDLKTRILEFIDYFNQTMAKPFKWTYKGKVLAI; encoded by the coding sequence ATTGAACGTTATCAAAACGGAGAGCGTACAATATCGATTGATGAAATGACTGGGATTCAGGCTACAGAGCGTTTAGAAAAAGATTTACCAATGCGACCGGGTAAGGTTGAAAGACGGGAGTTTGAGTATATTCGTCACGGTACACAAAGCTTAATTGCTAGTTTCGATATTGCCACTGGTCAAATTGTTGAACCAAATTGTGGAAACACAAGAACCGAAGAAGATTTTGTCCAACATATTCGTCGAATTATTGAAAGCGACCCTCAGGCAATCAAATGGCATTTGATTATGGACTGTCTTAATACTCACCAGTCGGAATCATTAGTTCGCTTTGTTGCACAAAAAGAAGATTTAAACATTGACCTTGGAATTAAGGGCAAAAGTGGCATTCTGAAATCGATGAAATCCCGTGCAGCTTTTTTGAGTGACCAAACACACCGAATTGTTTTCCATTACACACCCAAACATTCTTCTTGGCTCAACCAAATTGAAATTTGGTTCAGTATTTTGGTTCGCAAGTTACTCAAGCGTGCTAGCTTCAAAAGTCAGGATGACCTCAAAACCCGAATTCTCGAATTTATCGATTACTTTAATCAAACAATGGCTAAACCTTTTAAGTGGACATATAAGGGTAAAGTGTTGGCTATCTAA
- a CDS encoding PAS domain-containing sensor histidine kinase → MLLLGFFLGLAVGIGFWIWQQVQLHRYLGRVYNPLTSHSAKVVLPLIPRLRRQIAMVKQQQQEWQQSLQTYQDVLDFAPIGYLQLDEENQLLWCNQQARDILYLERWQPGQVRLLLELVRSYELDRLIEQTRDRQKPQTKEWIFHPSCDDPAEMPTIKSLALRACSLPLPNGQVGVFLENRQPLLDMNQARDRSFSDLAHELRTPLTSISLVVETLQNRLEPPLNRWVDRLMQEVSRLINLVQNWLELTQMEANPSTQLPTEVIELRSLITSVWETLEPLAQRQHLSLSYSGPEKLWIKADQTRIYQVFLNLLDNSIKYSLPGTSIQIQAKILPTKDNHRGDFGSPVLEINLIDSGIGFSEADLPHVFERFYRGDKARTHSSLPENYSMGSIVGNGLGLAIVRQILLAHGGSIKAMNHPETRGAWMQIQLPEVMANS, encoded by the coding sequence ATGCTCTTATTGGGATTTTTTCTGGGTTTAGCGGTCGGCATTGGGTTTTGGATTTGGCAACAGGTTCAACTTCACCGCTATCTGGGGCGAGTATACAATCCTTTAACCTCCCATTCTGCCAAGGTGGTGCTGCCGCTGATCCCTCGTTTGCGCCGGCAAATAGCAATGGTGAAGCAGCAGCAGCAAGAATGGCAGCAATCGTTGCAAACTTACCAAGATGTGCTAGATTTTGCACCAATAGGATATTTGCAGCTAGACGAAGAAAATCAACTACTGTGGTGTAATCAGCAAGCGCGGGATATTTTGTATTTGGAAAGATGGCAACCAGGACAGGTACGCTTGTTGTTGGAGTTGGTGCGGTCTTATGAACTTGACCGATTAATTGAGCAAACTCGCGATCGCCAGAAACCACAAACGAAAGAGTGGATATTTCATCCTTCTTGTGATGATCCGGCAGAAATGCCTACAATTAAATCTTTGGCTTTGCGGGCGTGCAGCTTGCCACTGCCAAATGGACAAGTAGGAGTTTTTCTAGAGAATCGCCAACCCCTGTTGGATATGAATCAAGCACGCGATCGCTCTTTTTCTGATTTAGCCCACGAACTGAGAACGCCACTTACTTCTATTAGTCTGGTGGTAGAAACTTTACAAAATCGCTTGGAACCACCGTTAAATCGCTGGGTTGACCGCCTGATGCAAGAAGTGAGCCGACTGATTAACTTGGTACAAAACTGGTTAGAACTGACTCAGATGGAAGCAAACCCCAGCACTCAATTGCCAACTGAAGTTATAGAATTGCGATCGCTGATTACATCTGTTTGGGAAACCTTAGAACCTTTGGCACAGCGCCAACATCTTTCTCTTAGCTATTCTGGGCCAGAAAAACTCTGGATTAAAGCAGATCAAACCCGTATTTACCAAGTTTTTCTCAATTTACTAGACAATAGCATTAAATACAGTCTGCCTGGTACAAGTATTCAAATCCAAGCAAAAATCTTACCAACAAAGGATAATCATCGGGGTGATTTTGGTTCCCCAGTTTTAGAAATAAATCTTATTGATTCTGGTATTGGTTTTTCAGAAGCAGATTTGCCCCATGTTTTTGAGCGATTTTACCGAGGAGATAAAGCGCGTACTCATTCCTCATTGCCAGAAAATTATTCTATGGGATCAATTGTTGGTAATGGTTTGGGTTTAGCGATCGTCCGGCAGATTCTTCTGGCTCATGGTGGTTCCATCAAAGCCATGAACCATCCAGAAACACGAGGCGCATGGATGCAAATTCAACTTCCTGAAGTTATGGCAAACTCTTGA
- the phoU gene encoding phosphate signaling complex protein PhoU — protein MKAVVYIPNSPRPQMARAIRRLEQDVLRMGALVEKSFRLSHQALFARDLTAAEELPQLDKKIDRFYRQIESDCTAIMTMQAPTAQDLRCLSAFMQLVRDLERIGDYAEDLAEIAIKIFPYPPHTSLPEIAVMSHHAQAMLATSLVALADLDEAGGRSIKHLDDAVDNAYDRLYETLAQQRDVPGVVEPIVLLALAIRCLERMADHATNIGQRVAYIVTGQRS, from the coding sequence GTGAAAGCTGTCGTTTATATTCCCAATTCTCCAAGACCCCAGATGGCACGCGCGATTAGGCGCTTAGAACAAGATGTCCTACGTATGGGAGCTTTGGTCGAAAAATCATTTCGCCTCAGCCACCAAGCTTTATTTGCCCGCGATTTAACAGCCGCTGAGGAACTTCCCCAATTAGATAAAAAAATTGATCGTTTTTATAGACAAATAGAATCAGACTGTACAGCAATCATGACAATGCAAGCACCTACAGCCCAAGATTTGCGCTGTTTAAGTGCTTTCATGCAACTAGTACGAGATTTAGAACGCATTGGGGATTACGCTGAGGATTTAGCTGAGATTGCGATTAAAATCTTTCCTTATCCGCCTCATACGTCTTTACCAGAGATTGCAGTCATGTCTCACCACGCCCAAGCAATGCTAGCAACTAGCTTGGTGGCTTTAGCCGATTTGGATGAAGCCGGCGGCCGAAGTATCAAGCATCTAGATGATGCTGTAGACAATGCTTACGATCGCCTCTATGAGACTTTAGCTCAACAACGGGATGTTCCAGGCGTAGTTGAACCAATTGTGCTGCTAGCACTGGCGATTCGTTGTCTAGAACGTATGGCAGATCATGCAACTAATATCGGTCAAAGAGTGGCATACATCGTTACTGGTCAACGTTCTTGA
- a CDS encoding response regulator transcription factor, with product MYTSESTKYSPRVDIGKTSNILVVEDEELIQEMLAVALEGEGYGVVTAPDGRSAVEYLKSFEPNSGEFPFDLIILDLMLPQINGLDICRLLRHQGNPVPILMLSAKGSETDRVLGLEVGADDYLTKPFSMRELVARCRALLRRQRLITLPQLPVLKYKDVTLNPQECRVLVRGQEVNLSPKEFRLLELFMSYARRVWSREQLLDQIWGPDFVGDSKTVDVHIRWLREKLEQDPSRPEYIVTVRGFGYRFG from the coding sequence ATGTACACCAGTGAATCGACTAAGTATTCTCCCAGAGTGGATATTGGAAAAACCAGCAATATCCTAGTGGTTGAAGATGAAGAATTAATCCAAGAGATGCTAGCTGTAGCATTAGAAGGGGAAGGTTACGGGGTGGTAACTGCTCCAGATGGTCGGTCTGCTGTGGAGTATCTCAAAAGTTTTGAACCCAACTCAGGAGAATTTCCTTTTGATTTGATTATTCTTGACTTAATGCTGCCTCAGATCAACGGGCTGGATATTTGCCGCTTACTACGTCATCAAGGCAACCCTGTACCGATTTTAATGCTTAGTGCTAAAGGTAGTGAAACCGATCGCGTTTTGGGTTTAGAAGTAGGAGCCGATGACTATCTGACTAAACCTTTTAGTATGCGAGAGTTAGTCGCCCGTTGTCGCGCTTTGCTGCGTCGCCAGCGCTTAATTACTTTGCCCCAACTACCAGTACTGAAATACAAGGATGTCACCTTGAATCCCCAAGAATGTCGTGTGCTGGTTCGCGGTCAAGAAGTGAATCTTTCTCCTAAAGAATTCCGCCTGCTAGAACTGTTTATGAGTTACGCCCGGCGAGTATGGTCACGGGAGCAATTATTAGATCAAATATGGGGCCCTGATTTCGTCGGAGATAGTAAAACTGTAGACGTTCACATCCGCTGGTTGCGCGAAAAATTAGAGCAAGACCCTAGTCGTCCAGAATATATAGTGACTGTCCGAGGTTTTGGCTATCGATTCGGATAA
- a CDS encoding iron uptake porin translates to MTKPFWNVLKVSPIVVAATFFAANSTLAAEVNEQATSVAQLSQESNSMGQVTSVSQFSDVQPTDWAFQALQSLVERYGCIAGYPSGVYRGNRALTRYEFAAGLNACLDRVNELIATATADLVTKEDLATLQRLQEEFSAELATLRGRVDSLEARTAELEANQFSTTTKLVGEAIFNVSDVFGDDRVGGGDLQSNTTFSDRVRLSLLSSFSGKDQLQVRLNAGNIVGNNGVTGTNMTRLGFDGVTGDGNSIVVDKVNYAFNFSDAIRVKIDAAGGELYENVNTFSPDFASSGRGAISRYGRFSPIYRQGQGGAGITVVFSPNGPFSLTGAYLATTANNPTDGNGLADGASTAFGQIAFQPNKAFNLGLSYAYTYQNTSSSVNLFNSTGGALANRPFGNLATTSNNYGVEATFQPNSKISIGGWAGYTVATAETGVNRGRNAEVFYWAANLALRDFGKEGNTLGVIFGQSPRVIESEVDGGANGDTSYHLEGLYKIKVSDNLLITPGLLVIFNPEHNDANDSIYVGTLRTTFTF, encoded by the coding sequence ATGACGAAACCATTCTGGAATGTTCTGAAGGTTAGTCCAATTGTTGTAGCCGCTACATTTTTTGCTGCTAACAGCACTTTGGCTGCGGAAGTGAATGAACAGGCAACAAGTGTTGCCCAGCTGTCCCAAGAATCTAACAGCATGGGCCAAGTCACATCAGTTTCTCAATTTTCGGACGTACAGCCCACAGATTGGGCATTCCAAGCTTTGCAGTCCTTAGTTGAGCGCTATGGCTGTATTGCAGGTTATCCCAGTGGCGTCTATCGTGGAAACCGTGCTTTGACTCGTTATGAATTTGCCGCAGGTTTGAACGCCTGTTTAGACAGAGTTAACGAATTGATTGCCACAGCTACCGCTGATTTAGTAACTAAAGAAGACCTAGCTACCTTACAGCGTTTACAAGAAGAATTTTCTGCTGAACTAGCAACCTTGCGCGGTCGTGTAGATTCCTTAGAAGCCCGCACCGCTGAGTTGGAAGCCAATCAATTCTCCACCACCACCAAGTTAGTTGGGGAAGCTATTTTCAACGTATCTGATGTTTTCGGTGATGATAGAGTCGGTGGTGGTGACTTACAAAGCAATACCACTTTCTCCGACCGGGTGCGCTTGAGCCTGTTAAGCAGTTTCAGTGGTAAAGACCAACTGCAAGTCCGTTTGAATGCTGGCAATATTGTCGGTAATAACGGTGTAACTGGTACTAACATGACCCGCTTGGGCTTTGATGGTGTTACCGGCGATGGCAACAGCATTGTAGTTGATAAAGTTAACTACGCTTTCAATTTCAGTGACGCAATCCGTGTAAAAATTGACGCTGCTGGTGGTGAGTTATATGAAAACGTCAACACCTTTAGCCCCGACTTTGCTAGTTCTGGTAGAGGTGCCATCTCTCGCTATGGACGTTTTAGCCCCATCTATCGCCAAGGTCAGGGCGGTGCCGGTATAACAGTCGTCTTCAGTCCTAACGGCCCTTTCAGTCTCACAGGGGCTTATCTAGCAACCACAGCTAATAACCCCACTGACGGTAATGGTCTTGCCGATGGTGCTAGTACAGCCTTCGGACAAATAGCCTTCCAACCTAACAAAGCTTTTAACTTGGGTCTGAGCTATGCTTACACTTATCAAAATACCTCCAGTAGTGTGAACCTGTTTAACAGCACAGGTGGCGCTCTGGCCAATCGACCTTTTGGTAATTTAGCTACCACATCCAACAACTATGGTGTAGAAGCAACATTCCAACCTAACTCGAAAATTTCCATTGGTGGTTGGGCTGGTTACACTGTGGCTACCGCTGAAACAGGTGTTAACAGAGGTAGAAATGCAGAGGTCTTCTACTGGGCTGCCAATCTTGCTTTGAGAGATTTTGGCAAAGAAGGTAATACACTCGGTGTAATTTTTGGTCAGTCACCTAGAGTCATTGAGAGCGAAGTCGATGGTGGAGCAAATGGAGATACTTCGTATCATCTAGAAGGACTCTACAAAATCAAGGTTAGCGATAACCTTTTAATCACACCTGGTTTGTTGGTGATTTTTAACCCGGAACACAACGACGCTAACGATAGCATCTATGTAGGTACATTGCGTACAACCTTTACTTTCTAA
- a CDS encoding Crp/Fnr family transcriptional regulator, protein MSTTSLIPNSSTTSDNSTLLGELPQQLFSRRELIPSRNDVLWRIDRGAVRTLTWSEDGTFITLGYWGIGDLIGYPLTKIQPYQIECLTSVEVSIIPEHIWYLHTSALFSHIQQSEELLTIVNRKPISLRLWQFLGWLSEKFGRNVEQGKLIELNLTHQEISEVLNTTRVTVTRLLQQFEEQGTLLRYKRRIILRLPNKLTKN, encoded by the coding sequence ATGTCTACCACAAGTTTGATCCCAAATTCTTCTACAACATCAGATAACTCTACCCTCCTTGGAGAGTTACCGCAACAGCTATTTAGCCGCAGGGAATTAATTCCATCACGCAATGACGTACTGTGGCGTATTGATCGTGGCGCAGTCCGGACGCTAACCTGGAGTGAAGACGGAACATTTATTACTCTGGGTTATTGGGGGATAGGAGATTTGATTGGATATCCCTTGACCAAAATTCAACCCTATCAAATTGAATGTTTAACAAGTGTAGAGGTGAGTATTATACCAGAGCATATTTGGTATTTACATACTAGTGCCTTATTCTCTCATATTCAACAATCAGAAGAGCTTTTAACTATAGTAAATCGTAAACCAATTTCATTACGTTTATGGCAATTTTTGGGGTGGTTAAGTGAAAAATTTGGACGTAATGTAGAACAAGGCAAACTCATTGAACTAAATTTAACTCACCAAGAAATATCAGAAGTTTTAAACACAACTCGCGTGACAGTCACACGGCTATTACAGCAATTTGAAGAACAAGGAACGCTGTTACGCTACAAACGTCGGATTATTCTGCGCTTGCCAAATAAATTAACTAAAAATTAG
- the polA gene encoding DNA polymerase I, whose translation MSENSASVTATRPTFILVDGHSLAFRSYFAFAKGRDGGLRTKTGIPTSVCFGFLKSLLEVMATQQPQAMAIAFDLSDITFRHEADDTYKAGRKETPEDFIPDLNNLQELLDGFNLPIFTAPGYEADDVLGTLAQKATAAGYKVKILTGDRDLFQLIDPDKEITVLNFSPDALKRSTNSITEFSTAEVKEKLGVLPTQIVDFKALCGDKSDNIPGVKGIGEKTAVQLLNTYGSLEEIYAALDQIKGANQKKLAEGREDAQKSHYLAKIVVDVPLEVDFETCKLKGFDTSLLIPILEKLEFKTFLGKVNELQQRFGGKVEEAPEVETTDTENEFEDEDPDFFTFAETQAAQQQFVSQIQPQIINTEAKLSELVNLLQQFTNPDTPVAWDTETSDLEPRDASLVGIGCCWGTNPDESAYIPINHKTGENLNQDIALEALRPILESADYPKTFQNGKFDRLVFRCQGINLAGVVFDPMLASYVINPDTSHNLSDLTLRNLGLTLQNYLELVPKGKTIADIDINAVANYCCLQVYATFQLVAKLREKLEKFPALYKLLKEIEQPLEAVLAQMEYTGVRINSDYLKELSQQLETELAKWEDQAIEKAGEKFNLGSPKQLSRIFLIKIKEFTKYSRKIQSGYSTDAATLEKLLEVDKSGLVEAIIEYRTLSKLKSTYVDALPALVRPDTQRVHTDFNQTATSTGRLSSSNPNLQNIPIRTAFSRQIRSCFLPEPGWLMVAADYSQIELRILAHLSQEPVLVQAYQQNQDIHTVTAKLIFEKEDITSDERRLAKTINFGVIYGMGSVRFSRSTGIDKATANEFIKRFNERYPKIFAYLEEVKKQAIAQGYVETILGRRRHFDFTNNSLRKLKNSNPQDIDLSKLKNLGAYDAGLLRSAANAPIQGSSADIIKIAMVRLHEILQKYQARLLLQVHDELVFEVPPDEWQELQPQIKSVMEDAVHLSVPLVVDVRAGENWMETK comes from the coding sequence ATGTCTGAAAATTCTGCTTCTGTAACTGCAACACGCCCCACGTTCATCTTAGTAGATGGGCACTCCCTGGCCTTTCGTTCCTACTTCGCTTTTGCCAAAGGGCGAGATGGCGGACTGCGTACCAAAACCGGGATTCCTACTAGTGTATGTTTTGGCTTCCTCAAGTCGCTGCTGGAGGTGATGGCTACACAACAGCCACAAGCAATGGCGATCGCTTTTGATTTGAGCGATATAACTTTTCGCCACGAAGCTGACGATACCTATAAAGCCGGTCGAAAAGAAACGCCAGAAGACTTTATACCAGATTTGAACAATCTGCAAGAATTACTTGATGGTTTCAATTTGCCAATTTTCACTGCACCAGGTTACGAGGCAGATGATGTTTTAGGGACTTTAGCACAAAAAGCAACTGCCGCTGGGTATAAAGTGAAAATTTTGACAGGCGATCGCGATTTATTTCAATTGATCGACCCAGACAAAGAAATTACTGTTTTAAATTTTAGTCCTGATGCTCTGAAGCGCTCTACAAATAGCATTACTGAATTTAGCACAGCAGAAGTTAAAGAAAAATTAGGCGTATTGCCTACACAAATTGTCGATTTTAAAGCCCTTTGTGGGGATAAATCAGATAATATTCCCGGAGTTAAGGGAATTGGAGAAAAGACAGCAGTACAGCTACTTAACACCTACGGTTCTCTTGAAGAAATTTATGCTGCTCTGGATCAAATTAAAGGAGCAAATCAGAAAAAACTTGCAGAAGGTAGAGAAGATGCCCAAAAGTCTCACTACTTGGCAAAAATAGTTGTAGATGTTCCTTTAGAAGTTGATTTTGAAACTTGTAAATTAAAAGGATTTGACACAAGTCTCCTGATACCAATTCTAGAAAAATTAGAATTCAAAACTTTTTTAGGTAAAGTCAACGAACTTCAGCAACGTTTTGGTGGCAAAGTTGAAGAAGCGCCAGAAGTAGAAACAACTGATACAGAAAACGAATTTGAAGACGAAGACCCTGATTTTTTCACTTTTGCTGAGACACAAGCCGCACAACAGCAATTTGTTTCTCAAATTCAGCCACAGATCATTAACACTGAAGCTAAACTTAGCGAGTTAGTGAATCTGTTGCAACAATTCACAAACCCAGATACACCAGTTGCTTGGGACACTGAAACTAGCGATTTAGAACCACGGGATGCTTCTTTAGTAGGAATTGGCTGCTGCTGGGGAACGAACCCAGATGAATCAGCTTATATTCCTATTAATCACAAAACTGGGGAAAATTTAAATCAAGATATAGCACTAGAAGCACTACGCCCAATTCTGGAAAGTGCTGATTATCCTAAAACTTTTCAGAATGGTAAATTTGACCGCTTAGTTTTTCGCTGTCAGGGAATTAACTTGGCGGGAGTTGTGTTTGATCCGATGCTTGCAAGTTACGTGATCAATCCTGATACTAGCCATAATTTGAGTGATTTGACCCTACGAAACTTGGGATTAACTCTGCAAAATTATCTAGAATTAGTTCCCAAGGGCAAAACTATTGCTGATATAGATATTAATGCGGTAGCAAATTATTGCTGTTTGCAAGTGTATGCAACATTTCAACTTGTGGCAAAATTGCGTGAGAAATTAGAGAAATTTCCAGCGTTGTATAAGTTATTGAAGGAAATTGAACAGCCGCTAGAAGCAGTTTTAGCGCAGATGGAATACACAGGTGTCCGCATTAATTCAGATTATCTCAAGGAACTTTCACAGCAGCTAGAAACAGAGTTAGCAAAGTGGGAAGATCAAGCCATTGAAAAAGCTGGAGAAAAATTCAATTTGGGTTCTCCTAAACAATTGAGTCGAATATTTTTAATTAAAATCAAAGAATTCACGAAATATTCTCGTAAGATTCAAAGCGGTTACTCTACAGATGCGGCGACTTTGGAAAAATTGCTAGAAGTTGATAAAAGCGGGTTGGTTGAAGCTATCATTGAGTATCGCACTTTATCTAAATTAAAGTCTACTTATGTTGATGCATTGCCAGCCTTGGTACGTCCAGATACTCAGCGGGTGCATACAGATTTCAACCAAACAGCAACATCAACTGGTAGGTTATCTTCTTCCAATCCAAATTTACAAAATATCCCCATTCGGACAGCTTTTAGTCGTCAAATCCGCTCATGCTTTTTGCCAGAACCAGGTTGGTTAATGGTGGCTGCTGATTACTCACAAATCGAGTTGAGAATTTTAGCTCATTTAAGCCAAGAACCAGTATTAGTGCAAGCATATCAGCAAAATCAAGATATTCATACTGTAACGGCAAAGTTAATCTTTGAAAAAGAAGATATTACATCAGATGAACGTAGGTTAGCAAAAACCATCAATTTTGGTGTAATTTATGGAATGGGTTCTGTAAGGTTTTCGCGTTCAACAGGCATAGATAAAGCCACTGCTAACGAGTTTATTAAACGATTTAACGAACGTTATCCGAAAATTTTTGCATATTTGGAAGAGGTAAAAAAACAAGCGATCGCTCAAGGTTATGTAGAAACTATTCTCGGTCGTCGTCGTCATTTTGATTTTACTAATAACAGTTTACGCAAATTAAAAAATAGCAATCCTCAAGACATTGATTTGAGTAAATTAAAGAATCTAGGTGCTTATGATGCGGGTTTACTACGCTCTGCTGCCAATGCACCAATTCAAGGTTCCAGCGCTGATATTATTAAAATTGCGATGGTGAGATTGCATGAAATTTTGCAGAAATATCAAGCGCGTCTATTATTGCAAGTTCACGATGAATTAGTCTTTGAAGTTCCTCCCGATGAGTGGCAAGAATTACAACCGCAGATTAAATCTGTGATGGAAGATGCAGTGCATTTGAGTGTGCCGTTAGTGGTAGATGTGCGTGCGGGTGAAAATTGGATGGAGACAAAGTGA
- the hisA gene encoding 1-(5-phosphoribosyl)-5-[(5-phosphoribosylamino)methylideneamino]imidazole-4-carboxamide isomerase: MDVIPAIDLLEGRCVRLYQGDYERSQVFSENPVNVAKQWVDEGATRLHIVDLDGAKAGTIVNLGAIEAIAQAVSVPIEVGGGLRDRASVQQLFNLGVQWAILGTIAVEQPQLVQTLCEEFPQQIIIGIDARNGLVATRGWLETSEVSATQLAVQMQELGAAAIIYTDIHRDGTLTGPNLDALRELAAAISIPIIASGGVSSVTDLLSLLALEPQGVSGVIVGRALYTGDISLKEALQAIGPGRIQDIPPNLDFSTFA, encoded by the coding sequence ATGGACGTAATCCCAGCAATTGATTTACTAGAAGGTCGCTGTGTAAGGCTTTATCAAGGAGACTATGAACGATCGCAAGTTTTTAGCGAAAATCCTGTTAATGTTGCTAAACAGTGGGTCGATGAAGGTGCTACTAGATTACACATAGTTGATTTAGATGGTGCAAAAGCAGGTACAATAGTAAACTTAGGAGCAATTGAAGCGATCGCTCAAGCGGTATCAGTGCCAATTGAAGTTGGTGGCGGATTGCGCGATCGCGCTAGTGTGCAACAACTGTTCAATTTAGGCGTGCAGTGGGCAATTCTCGGCACCATCGCTGTAGAACAACCCCAGCTAGTACAAACACTCTGCGAAGAATTTCCCCAACAGATTATCATCGGCATTGATGCCCGTAACGGACTAGTAGCAACTCGTGGCTGGTTAGAAACCTCGGAAGTTTCAGCCACACAATTAGCTGTGCAAATGCAAGAATTGGGTGCAGCCGCCATTATCTACACCGATATCCATCGTGATGGCACTCTTACAGGCCCCAATTTAGATGCCTTGCGAGAACTGGCTGCTGCCATTTCCATCCCTATAATTGCCTCTGGGGGAGTCAGTTCTGTCACAGATTTGTTGAGTCTATTGGCATTAGAACCACAAGGTGTCAGTGGTGTAATTGTGGGTCGTGCCTTGTATACTGGCGATATTTCTCTTAAAGAAGCATTACAAGCGATCGGCCCAGGCCGTATTCAAGACATTCCACCAAACTTAGATTTTTCTACTTTTGCTTGA
- a CDS encoding cupin domain-containing protein, protein MKLQIFKDYCTAGNITKTDVLRELIRTLKNNKKPSYKDGALNPFFGNICKNDRTDMEAEYIIQALQLVPHPEGGFYREMYRSDQVIKTPFGDRSVATSIYYLLRSGEYSSWHRIRSDELWFYHAGVPLCLNYLDETDSHRGILLGADLRDGTHPYYCLPRGTWFGAIPSQDDSFSLVSCVVAPGFDFADFELAKSGVFPQISREFL, encoded by the coding sequence TTGAAGCTTCAAATTTTCAAAGATTATTGCACAGCAGGAAATATAACAAAAACCGACGTGCTTAGAGAACTTATTAGAACTCTAAAAAATAATAAAAAGCCGTCCTATAAGGACGGGGCTTTAAACCCATTTTTTGGTAACATTTGTAAAAACGATAGAACAGATATGGAAGCCGAGTACATTATACAAGCATTGCAACTCGTACCACATCCTGAAGGGGGGTTTTATCGGGAGATGTATCGATCAGATCAGGTCATAAAGACACCTTTTGGAGATCGCTCTGTTGCTACCTCAATTTATTATCTCCTCCGTAGTGGTGAATATTCATCGTGGCATCGTATCAGGTCTGATGAACTGTGGTTTTATCATGCTGGTGTACCATTGTGTCTCAACTACCTTGACGAGACCGATTCACACCGAGGCATACTACTGGGAGCCGATTTGAGAGACGGTACTCATCCTTACTATTGTTTGCCGCGCGGTACATGGTTTGGGGCGATTCCTTCACAAGATGATAGTTTTTCTTTGGTGAGCTGCGTTGTTGCACCGGGCTTTGATTTTGCAGACTTTGAGTTGGCAAAAAGCGGAGTGTTCCCTCAGATCAGCCGGGAGTTCTTATGA
- a CDS encoding helix-turn-helix domain-containing protein → MARLAAKVLNLNESDRSQLQQLINRHNTAQQIVLRAKIILLASEGKNHGEIARLLDISLDMARLWRNRWLENSDKELSILQRLQDSERIGAPVKFSMEQVIELFALACSPPEDYGRSISHWTSRELADEIMKQGIIESISVRHVGRLLEEAELKPHQSRYWLTPPS, encoded by the coding sequence GTGGCACGATTAGCTGCAAAAGTATTAAATTTGAACGAGAGCGATCGCTCACAACTCCAACAGTTGATCAACCGACACAATACGGCGCAACAAATAGTACTACGTGCAAAAATAATTCTCCTAGCGTCAGAGGGGAAAAATCATGGCGAAATTGCTCGATTATTAGATATAAGTCTTGATATGGCTCGTTTATGGCGAAACCGATGGTTGGAAAATAGCGATAAAGAGTTGTCTATTTTGCAGAGATTACAAGACTCAGAGCGTATTGGCGCACCAGTAAAATTTAGTATGGAGCAAGTAATCGAACTATTCGCCCTTGCATGTTCACCACCCGAAGACTATGGACGATCAATAAGTCATTGGACATCAAGAGAACTAGCGGACGAAATCATGAAACAAGGTATCATTGAAAGCATATCTGTCCGCCATGTTGGAAGATTATTAGAAGAAGCAGAACTTAAACCCCACCAGAGCCGCTACTGGTTAACCCCCCCCTCTTGA